From a region of the Rouxiella sp. S1S-2 genome:
- a CDS encoding general stress protein, which yields MAEHRGGSKNSVDDHNKASETGKKGGKHGEGNFANDHERASEAGKKGGKNSHGGH from the coding sequence ATGGCCGAACATCGTGGTGGATCAAAAAATTCTGTGGACGATCATAACAAAGCTTCAGAAACAGGCAAAAAGGGCGGCAAGCACGGTGAAGGTAATTTCGCCAATGACCATGAACGCGCGAGCGAGGCGGGTAAAAAGGGCGGCAAAAATAGTCATGGTGGTCATTAA
- a CDS encoding ABC transporter ATP-binding protein, whose product MSQPLFIDIQNLNISFSGKTVVSQLNLQLKHGESIAFVGESGSGKTVTARSLLGLQDAKAQVTADRFFINGEDMRNASQRRWRKIRGTQIGYVLQDALVSLDPLRQVGQQLRDALAASQSIERGALRTQSIALLKSVGIPDAEARLAAYPHQLSGGLRQRALIATALAGKPNLLIADEPTTALDMTVQKQILELLQKRRDEGQSLLLISHDLSVVGQLADRVLVMKNGVVVEEGSSHRLLRSPQHAYTQQLLAAVPSPETRGFKLAGAPGERLPAKNIASGDPVLIASGLYKQYADKTVVNHVSFSLAAGETLGIVGESGSGKTTVAKMVMGLTEPSGGTITIQGHRWSQIPESVRRLRRRGIQLIAQDPLSSFDPRYSVEKIIGESLDSVEIYGEERKKRILQLLDEVQLGASFLSRYPRDLSGGQRQRIAIARAFAPNPALLVADEPVSALDVSVQAQVLDLLAEMQAEHRTALLFISHDLGVVHHLADRVAVMKDGVVVEHGEVDNVFHRPAHPWTRQLINSLPTF is encoded by the coding sequence ATGAGTCAGCCTCTGTTTATCGATATCCAGAATCTCAACATCAGTTTCAGCGGTAAGACAGTGGTTAGCCAGTTGAATTTGCAACTGAAACACGGTGAATCCATCGCCTTCGTCGGTGAGTCCGGCTCGGGTAAAACGGTTACGGCGCGCAGTTTGCTGGGACTTCAGGATGCAAAGGCACAGGTTACCGCCGATCGTTTTTTTATTAACGGCGAAGACATGCGCAACGCCAGTCAGCGTCGCTGGCGTAAAATACGCGGCACTCAGATAGGCTATGTGTTGCAGGATGCGCTGGTGTCACTGGACCCTTTACGGCAGGTAGGACAACAACTGCGCGATGCGCTGGCGGCCAGTCAAAGCATCGAACGCGGCGCCCTGCGCACTCAGTCAATTGCGCTGCTAAAGTCGGTCGGTATTCCCGACGCCGAGGCCAGGCTTGCGGCCTATCCTCATCAGCTTTCAGGGGGACTGCGGCAGAGGGCATTAATCGCCACTGCGCTGGCAGGCAAGCCCAACTTGCTGATTGCCGACGAGCCGACCACCGCGTTGGATATGACGGTTCAAAAACAAATCCTTGAGTTGCTGCAAAAACGCCGCGACGAGGGGCAAAGCCTGCTGTTAATTAGTCATGATCTTTCGGTGGTCGGTCAGTTAGCAGACCGCGTGCTGGTGATGAAAAACGGTGTGGTGGTTGAAGAAGGCAGCAGTCACCGCCTGCTGCGTTCTCCTCAACATGCTTATACCCAGCAGCTGCTGGCGGCAGTACCAAGCCCGGAGACGCGCGGATTCAAACTTGCCGGCGCACCCGGCGAACGGTTACCGGCTAAAAATATTGCCAGCGGTGACCCTGTGCTGATCGCCAGCGGGCTGTATAAGCAATACGCCGATAAAACCGTGGTTAACCACGTTAGCTTCTCACTGGCGGCCGGTGAAACGTTGGGTATCGTCGGTGAGTCAGGTTCAGGGAAAACCACGGTGGCCAAAATGGTGATGGGATTAACTGAACCCAGTGGTGGCACCATTACTATACAGGGTCATCGCTGGAGCCAAATCCCTGAGTCTGTGCGACGTCTGCGCCGCCGGGGAATTCAGCTCATCGCACAAGATCCACTTAGCTCGTTTGACCCCCGCTACAGCGTCGAGAAAATCATTGGTGAAAGCCTCGACAGCGTGGAGATTTACGGTGAGGAGCGGAAAAAACGTATTCTTCAACTGCTCGATGAAGTTCAGCTGGGCGCCAGCTTTCTCAGCCGCTATCCGCGCGACCTTTCCGGCGGCCAGCGGCAGCGAATTGCCATCGCCAGAGCTTTTGCTCCTAATCCGGCCCTGCTGGTTGCCGACGAACCGGTGAGTGCGCTGGACGTTTCGGTGCAGGCTCAGGTGCTGGACCTGCTGGCGGAGATGCAGGCAGAACACCGTACGGCGCTGCTGTTTATTTCCCACGATCTTGGTGTTGTGCATCATCTGGCAGATCGGGTGGCAGTAATGAAGGACGGCGTGGTGGTCGAACATGGCGAGGTCGATAATGTATTTCATCGCCCTGCACATCCCTGGACACGTCAATTAATCAACTCGTTACCCACCTTTTAG
- a CDS encoding ABC transporter permease has protein sequence MSQLLAAVGVKRQYSVGYGLALLYLLLVALAVILPGYISHYEPLNADPINAMLPPSWQHWLGTDQLGRDVLTRVIYGSRYSLLISLASMALAVSVGSLLGLLAGLARGPLDEFISRAVDVISAFPDLLLALMLIAFTGPGTTNLIFALGVASVPRFTRVVRAQTFLVMSSGYVEQARTFGLKRHVLVWRHVLPHAIAHVPALATLGLGTAIIGTAGLSFLGMGPQPPTAEWGLMLAEGRNYLRNAWWIAAWPGVAITLTVISVNTIGRYWQAAFEGKQS, from the coding sequence ATGAGTCAACTACTCGCGGCAGTCGGTGTAAAACGTCAATACTCCGTTGGCTATGGACTGGCACTCCTTTATCTGCTTCTGGTCGCGCTGGCGGTTATCTTGCCTGGGTATATCAGCCACTATGAGCCGCTCAATGCCGACCCGATTAACGCCATGCTGCCGCCTTCTTGGCAACACTGGCTCGGCACCGACCAACTGGGCCGCGACGTGTTGACCCGCGTTATTTACGGCAGTCGCTACTCACTGCTGATAAGCCTGGCATCGATGGCGCTGGCGGTGAGTGTCGGCAGCCTGCTTGGCCTGTTGGCGGGTCTGGCCAGAGGTCCGCTGGACGAGTTCATCAGCCGTGCTGTAGATGTCATTTCGGCTTTTCCCGACTTGCTGCTGGCACTGATGCTGATTGCTTTCACCGGACCCGGCACCACAAACCTTATCTTTGCATTGGGCGTAGCGTCCGTGCCGCGCTTCACCCGCGTGGTCCGAGCGCAAACCTTTTTAGTGATGTCTTCCGGATATGTTGAACAGGCCAGAACCTTTGGCCTCAAACGACACGTGTTGGTGTGGCGACACGTGTTGCCGCACGCTATTGCTCACGTACCAGCACTGGCGACGCTAGGTCTGGGTACGGCCATTATCGGCACTGCCGGTTTGAGTTTTTTGGGCATGGGCCCTCAACCGCCTACTGCCGAATGGGGCCTAATGCTTGCCGAGGGAAGAAATTATCTGCGCAATGCCTGGTGGATAGCAGCATGGCCGGGCGTAGCTATTACGTTAACGGTGATATCCGTCAACACCATTGGACGCTACTGGCAGGCCGCATTTGAAGGAAAACAGTCATGA
- a CDS encoding ABC transporter permease: protein MSVDSTFTSQQPENRKISRQSFIFGRMARRVLSGALVLWAAVTLSFISVYLAPGDIVSLLIGEQVRTPAIEAAIRAEWGLDQPLYLQYLSYLWRVLHGDFGRSYLLNTDVSALVLNQLWPTLKLTGLALVVSIVFAVLMAVATAHRRWGRRIAGSLELLLASTPSFWLGIVLLFVFSFTLRWFPVAGDRSFSSLVLPALSLGLAQGAVVAQVLRRGLEDALDEPFALTLRAWGMGNITIRLRHALRHAALPAVTLTGWLIGGLLSGAVITEQVFGRPGLGKITVDAVLGKDLPVVLAVAIFSAFVYVVMSTLVDILYLLIDPRLRDADASKETSR from the coding sequence ATGTCCGTTGACAGCACGTTTACGTCACAACAGCCGGAAAATCGCAAAATTTCGCGGCAGTCTTTTATTTTCGGCCGAATGGCCCGACGCGTGCTGAGCGGTGCGCTGGTGCTTTGGGCGGCGGTGACGCTGTCCTTCATTAGCGTGTATCTCGCACCCGGCGACATTGTTAGCTTGCTGATTGGCGAGCAGGTACGCACGCCGGCGATTGAAGCGGCGATCCGTGCAGAATGGGGCCTGGATCAGCCGCTTTATTTGCAATATCTCAGCTATTTGTGGCGCGTGCTGCACGGCGATTTTGGTCGCTCTTACCTGCTTAATACCGACGTCAGTGCGCTGGTGCTTAATCAACTGTGGCCCACGCTAAAACTCACCGGCCTGGCACTGGTGGTGAGCATTGTGTTTGCCGTGCTGATGGCGGTGGCAACGGCGCATCGTCGCTGGGGTCGCCGCATTGCCGGCTCACTCGAGCTGCTGCTGGCCTCGACGCCGTCGTTTTGGTTGGGGATCGTGCTGCTGTTTGTCTTCAGCTTTACCCTGCGCTGGTTCCCGGTGGCCGGAGACCGGAGTTTCTCGTCACTGGTCCTGCCCGCGCTCTCTCTGGGTCTGGCACAGGGTGCGGTAGTCGCACAGGTGCTTCGCCGTGGACTTGAGGATGCACTGGACGAGCCTTTTGCCTTGACGCTGCGCGCCTGGGGCATGGGTAATATTACTATTCGCCTGCGCCACGCGCTGCGTCATGCCGCCCTACCGGCGGTCACGCTGACCGGCTGGCTGATAGGCGGGCTGCTCAGCGGCGCAGTGATTACCGAACAGGTATTCGGTCGACCTGGGCTGGGCAAGATAACCGTGGATGCGGTGCTGGGTAAAGACCTGCCCGTGGTACTGGCGGTCGCTATCTTCTCGGCGTTTGTCTATGTGGTAATGAGTACGCTGGTCGATATTCTTTATTTACTGATTGATCCGCGTCTGCGCGATGCAGACGCATCGAAGGAGACGTCCCGATGA
- a CDS encoding ABC transporter substrate-binding protein, which produces MKNSTTIHSLSGLTLLVISAAQPLYAAEQPQQGGNLTWGVETEPSTLNPQLNGQDKTELLLRAAYESLQARKADGSYIPWLAKGITVSEDGKTYTIKLRDDVKFSNGEKFNANAVAENFRHLGDPAYSAGTSIGVFGTRIDSITTPDDATVVVTLKEVYSPFLSFASSLKLISPSSWKSPQLKSGGTEIIGTGPFILKRYEKGQQIEFVRNPDYNWASANAAHQGPAYLNSVTYRFLPESSVRTGALLSGQVDVIEGISGNDAGEFKSNPDFTYQHALNTGTPYSLFLNVKYGPTEELKVRQALLQGLDVGPILQSIYRGQRTRVWGITSPIDPLYDNSLEGKYGNNPQLANKLLDEAGWTTKGVDGIRTKDGKPLTIEIIQSQATVRDQRDVLLQALQAQARQKLGVDLKIRYVDSGTYTEVRNNGKFGSIANSNTPTDGIDIENHYLPINAGGAINYSRTDAPEIIPLLKGAWQTQDNAKRKDFYGQLQNFAVLQQALAIPLYEPEDQIAAATYVHGITFRAFKQMPENTYDVWLSKH; this is translated from the coding sequence ATGAAGAATTCAACCACTATTCACTCTTTGTCGGGACTGACCTTATTAGTTATTTCTGCCGCGCAGCCACTTTATGCCGCAGAACAGCCTCAACAGGGCGGAAACTTGACGTGGGGTGTTGAAACTGAGCCGAGCACGCTCAATCCACAGCTTAATGGTCAGGATAAAACCGAACTCTTGCTGCGTGCCGCCTACGAGTCACTGCAGGCACGTAAAGCGGACGGCAGTTATATTCCCTGGCTTGCCAAGGGAATTACCGTTTCTGAAGACGGAAAAACCTACACGATTAAACTGCGTGACGATGTTAAATTCTCCAATGGCGAAAAGTTTAACGCCAACGCCGTGGCTGAAAACTTCCGTCATTTGGGGGATCCGGCCTACAGCGCAGGCACCAGTATCGGCGTATTTGGTACCCGAATCGACAGTATTACGACCCCTGATGACGCTACGGTGGTCGTAACGTTGAAAGAGGTTTACAGCCCTTTCCTCTCCTTCGCCTCCAGTCTTAAACTTATTTCTCCCTCATCGTGGAAGTCGCCGCAGTTAAAATCAGGCGGTACTGAAATCATCGGTACCGGCCCTTTCATTTTAAAACGTTATGAGAAAGGGCAGCAGATCGAGTTTGTACGCAACCCTGACTATAACTGGGCCTCGGCCAATGCGGCGCATCAGGGACCGGCTTATCTGAACAGCGTCACCTATCGATTCTTGCCGGAATCATCGGTGCGTACCGGCGCCTTGCTTTCAGGTCAGGTGGACGTTATTGAGGGAATATCTGGCAACGACGCCGGTGAGTTCAAATCTAATCCGGACTTTACCTATCAGCACGCGCTGAACACTGGCACGCCGTACTCGCTGTTTTTAAATGTTAAATACGGTCCAACGGAAGAGCTTAAGGTACGTCAGGCACTTTTACAGGGACTGGACGTGGGTCCTATCTTGCAATCCATTTATCGTGGCCAGCGCACGCGTGTGTGGGGAATTACCTCACCTATTGACCCCCTTTATGACAACAGTCTGGAAGGTAAATACGGCAATAATCCACAGCTGGCCAATAAACTGCTCGATGAAGCTGGTTGGACCACCAAGGGCGTGGACGGGATACGCACCAAGGACGGCAAGCCGCTGACCATTGAGATTATTCAGTCACAGGCCACGGTTCGCGACCAGCGTGACGTGCTGCTCCAGGCGCTCCAGGCGCAGGCGCGTCAAAAGCTCGGTGTCGATTTGAAAATTCGCTATGTCGACTCCGGCACTTACACTGAAGTGCGCAACAACGGCAAGTTTGGCTCAATTGCCAACTCCAACACCCCGACTGACGGCATTGATATTGAAAACCATTATCTGCCGATCAACGCCGGTGGCGCGATTAACTACAGCCGCACCGACGCACCGGAAATCATTCCTCTGCTGAAAGGGGCATGGCAGACGCAGGACAATGCCAAGCGCAAGGATTTTTACGGCCAGCTGCAAAACTTTGCCGTTTTACAACAGGCGCTGGCAATTCCTCTGTACGAGCCAGAAGACCAAATTGCCGCCGCGACCTACGTTCACGGCATTACTTTCCGTGCGTTTAAACAGATGCCGGAAAATACCTATGACGTGTGGCTGAGCAAGCATTAA
- a CDS encoding OsmC family protein, which yields MSDLNEYLAEKRAALLKIKARDPEKLAVQTISARANAEGRSGVRHIRIRDHHIISDSPPDFAGYNLGPASPEIFLGSLSSCLTHIFLIHAADLQVPLSRLEVEVKADVDARGGKFDGYENVPFYPFNIRYSVEIDSTASKAEVDALHHAVEKWCPVLNLIKNPQPIEGSLVYKQVKE from the coding sequence ATGAGTGATTTAAACGAGTACCTGGCGGAAAAGCGTGCGGCTTTACTCAAGATAAAAGCCCGAGACCCAGAAAAGCTTGCCGTTCAAACTATTAGTGCCAGAGCCAATGCTGAAGGGCGCAGCGGCGTACGACATATTCGTATTCGAGACCACCATATTATCAGCGACAGCCCGCCAGACTTTGCCGGTTATAATCTCGGGCCCGCTTCACCAGAAATATTTTTAGGTTCGCTTTCAAGCTGCCTGACGCATATTTTTCTGATCCACGCGGCGGATTTACAAGTGCCGTTATCTCGCCTTGAAGTTGAGGTGAAAGCTGACGTTGATGCGCGTGGTGGAAAATTTGATGGCTATGAAAACGTGCCTTTTTATCCCTTCAATATTCGTTATAGCGTAGAAATTGACAGCACCGCCAGCAAGGCAGAAGTGGATGCGCTGCATCACGCCGTGGAAAAATGGTGTCCGGTGCTTAATCTAATCAAGAATCCGCAGCCGATTGAAGGCTCATTGGTTTACAAGCAGGTAAAAGAATAA
- a CDS encoding CesD/SycD/LcrH family type III secretion system chaperone, producing the protein MNGMSNGLINNQLSQCESNEASPEELNNTIGAREFCELSLQDLENLYALGYAAWHEGDVDSATYYFAYLSQLNPDDYRFIFAFACALKKQGEYQHALNLFNHAMSMAASTDSSPLHIAICFQHLGEINKSREVLNSYIAHCFEKTNDESQCHSLRQQAETLLLSIND; encoded by the coding sequence ATGAATGGAATGTCAAATGGATTAATAAACAATCAGTTAAGTCAATGTGAAAGTAATGAGGCGTCGCCTGAAGAGTTAAACAACACAATCGGCGCCAGAGAGTTTTGCGAGCTGTCTCTGCAGGATCTTGAGAATCTGTATGCGCTTGGTTACGCGGCATGGCATGAAGGTGATGTTGATAGTGCCACCTATTATTTTGCATATTTATCACAGCTTAACCCCGACGACTATAGATTTATATTTGCCTTTGCCTGTGCACTAAAAAAACAGGGGGAGTATCAACACGCACTCAACCTTTTTAATCATGCAATGTCTATGGCGGCCTCTACAGACTCTTCTCCGTTACATATTGCTATTTGTTTTCAACATCTTGGAGAAATAAATAAATCAAGAGAAGTGTTAAATTCCTACATTGCTCACTGCTTTGAAAAAACAAATGATGAATCACAGTGTCATTCATTGCGACAACAAGCTGAGACATTACTGTTAAGTATTAACGATTAA
- a CDS encoding ABC transporter substrate-binding protein, which translates to MTLSSFRRSLCAVALLASLTGTALSAEQPQHGGTLNVVLNYEPPALIALTTVATPALSVSAKVTEGLLSYDFNLKPEPQLATSWEISPDGTRYTFHLRPDVKWQDGKDFTSADVAYSIELLKKVHPRGSSTFANVTQVETPDPLTAIIVLSKPAPYLIKAFAAAESPIIPRHIYEGTDALTNPHNNAPIGTGPYIFEKWVRGSYILYKRNPNYWDHSRPYLDQLVVKFIPDPAARSVAFETGEADLGYRTPVALNDVARLKTLPQLAFETKGNSYSFNVTTLQFNLDDPHFKDLRVRQAVAHAINRNVILQVAYFGLGQVTASPIAPGIKEYSDPAPSPYDFDIQAANNLLDQAGYKKGPDGTRFSVTLDYNPIAEDMFKTAEYVRSALSKLGIKVTLRSQDLSTFVRRIYTDRDFSFTVNGHSNLFDPTVGVQRIYWSKNFRKGVPFSNASDYHNPEVDRLLEAAQTENDPQKRVEEFRQFQQIVEKELPDISLISPQFITIYNRRVHDHSVTADGIEGNLSGVWVDKK; encoded by the coding sequence ATGACGCTTTCTTCTTTTCGCCGCAGCCTGTGTGCCGTGGCGCTTTTAGCCAGCCTTACAGGAACCGCTCTCTCTGCCGAGCAGCCTCAGCATGGCGGCACGCTTAACGTAGTCTTAAACTATGAACCCCCTGCGCTCATTGCTTTAACCACCGTAGCAACGCCGGCGCTGAGCGTCAGCGCTAAAGTTACCGAAGGCCTGCTGAGCTATGATTTTAATCTCAAACCCGAGCCCCAGCTGGCAACAAGCTGGGAAATAAGTCCGGACGGTACGCGCTACACCTTCCATCTGCGTCCAGACGTTAAATGGCAAGACGGCAAAGATTTCACCTCAGCCGACGTGGCCTATTCCATCGAACTGCTGAAAAAGGTCCACCCGCGTGGTTCAAGCACCTTTGCCAACGTGACGCAGGTCGAAACGCCAGACCCGTTAACGGCAATAATTGTGCTTTCTAAACCAGCACCGTATCTGATTAAGGCCTTTGCAGCGGCAGAATCACCCATTATTCCGCGTCATATTTATGAAGGCACCGATGCACTGACCAATCCGCACAATAATGCGCCAATTGGCACCGGCCCGTACATTTTTGAAAAATGGGTGCGTGGCAGCTATATCCTCTACAAACGCAATCCAAACTATTGGGACCACTCACGCCCTTATCTCGACCAGCTAGTGGTGAAATTTATTCCCGATCCCGCGGCGCGATCGGTAGCGTTCGAGACTGGCGAAGCCGACCTCGGTTATCGCACGCCCGTCGCGCTTAACGACGTCGCACGCCTCAAAACACTGCCACAGTTGGCCTTTGAGACTAAAGGTAACAGCTACTCGTTTAATGTAACCACACTGCAGTTTAACCTCGACGATCCGCACTTTAAGGATTTGCGCGTTCGGCAGGCAGTCGCACACGCGATTAATCGCAACGTTATCTTACAGGTCGCCTATTTTGGACTGGGTCAAGTGACCGCGTCACCTATTGCCCCCGGTATCAAAGAGTACAGCGACCCCGCACCTTCTCCTTATGACTTTGATATCCAGGCTGCCAATAACCTGCTGGATCAGGCCGGATACAAAAAAGGTCCGGACGGCACGCGCTTTAGCGTCACGCTGGACTATAACCCCATCGCTGAAGACATGTTTAAAACGGCAGAATACGTGCGTTCCGCGCTGTCGAAACTGGGCATTAAAGTCACCCTGCGCTCGCAGGACCTTTCAACCTTTGTTCGTCGAATTTACACCGACCGCGACTTCTCCTTTACGGTGAACGGCCACAGTAATTTGTTTGACCCCACCGTCGGCGTGCAGCGCATCTACTGGTCGAAAAACTTCCGCAAAGGCGTGCCGTTCTCCAATGCTTCCGACTACCATAATCCGGAAGTTGACCGCCTGCTCGAAGCGGCGCAAACGGAAAACGATCCACAGAAACGCGTTGAAGAGTTTCGTCAGTTCCAGCAAATCGTTGAAAAAGAGTTGCCGGATATCAGTCTTATCTCTCCTCAGTTCATTACTATTTACAACCGCCGCGTGCACGACCATTCCGTGACCGCCGACGGAATCGAGGGCAACTTGTCCGGCGTTTGGGTTGATAAAAAATAG
- a CDS encoding hydantoinase B/oxoprolinase family protein, whose translation MSQDVIIHQVIWNRLISVVEEQAQALIRTAFGTSTREAGDLSAGVFLPDGRMVAQAVTGTPGHVNSMADSVVHFLRAFAIETLNPGDVLVTNDPWKGTGHLYDIVMVTPVFYQQKAVALFASTLHVVDIGGLGPGPDGRQIYHEGLFLPMMKLVHGGELDRNVMSIVKANVREPEQVEGDFFALIACNDVGARRLIKVLDEFALPNLQAAGEYILDQSEQAMLNAVREWPQGSWDAEMWVDGYGEPLLLKAKLTLGHQGIDVDFTGSANFVAKGINVVKAYTDAYTSFGIRCLIGPDVPNNSGSLGVIRVTAPEGSILNAPYPAAVTSRHIIGQMLPDVVFGCLRQARPGEVPAEGASCLWNIQLSGGHVLPGYDAKSFLSQPRFSITSFSTGGTGARPHLDGLSTTSFPSGVRNVSLEILESISPVVFWRKEYRPDSGGAGQQRGGLGQIIELSHGQDAPMSLGAAWDRIDFPARGAEGGQSGAPGQVRLSTGETLSGKGVQTIPPGSRLIVETPGGGGLGAPAQRLADSVKRDVLNQLVSDKAAQRDYLLKSEDSITTHINGAK comes from the coding sequence ATGAGTCAGGACGTCATTATTCATCAAGTGATTTGGAATCGCCTGATTTCAGTGGTTGAAGAGCAGGCACAGGCGCTGATCCGCACCGCGTTTGGCACTTCTACGCGTGAAGCCGGAGACCTTTCTGCAGGCGTATTTTTACCTGACGGTCGCATGGTTGCGCAGGCGGTCACCGGCACGCCGGGCCACGTCAACTCAATGGCCGATTCGGTAGTCCATTTCCTGCGCGCCTTTGCGATAGAAACATTGAATCCCGGCGACGTGTTAGTCACCAACGATCCCTGGAAAGGCACCGGGCATCTGTACGATATCGTGATGGTGACACCGGTGTTTTATCAGCAAAAAGCCGTGGCTCTGTTTGCCTCGACCCTGCACGTCGTTGATATTGGCGGGCTTGGACCAGGCCCAGACGGTCGTCAGATTTATCATGAAGGCTTGTTCCTGCCGATGATGAAGCTGGTACACGGCGGTGAGCTGGACCGTAACGTGATGTCCATCGTTAAGGCTAACGTGCGTGAACCAGAACAGGTTGAGGGCGACTTCTTCGCACTCATTGCCTGCAATGACGTTGGCGCACGCCGTCTAATCAAGGTACTCGACGAATTTGCTTTGCCTAATCTGCAAGCCGCGGGTGAATACATTCTTGATCAATCTGAACAGGCGATGCTTAATGCGGTGCGCGAATGGCCACAGGGAAGCTGGGACGCCGAAATGTGGGTCGATGGCTACGGTGAGCCGTTGCTGCTCAAGGCGAAACTGACCCTTGGCCATCAGGGTATCGACGTTGATTTCACCGGCAGTGCCAACTTTGTGGCCAAAGGTATTAACGTCGTGAAAGCCTACACGGATGCCTATACCTCATTTGGCATTCGTTGCCTGATTGGCCCAGACGTGCCGAACAACTCAGGCTCGTTGGGCGTTATCCGCGTGACTGCACCGGAAGGCTCGATTCTTAATGCCCCCTATCCGGCGGCGGTAACCTCACGTCATATTATTGGGCAGATGTTACCAGACGTGGTGTTTGGCTGTCTGCGTCAGGCGCGCCCCGGTGAAGTACCGGCTGAGGGGGCTTCCTGCCTGTGGAATATTCAGCTTTCCGGCGGTCACGTTCTGCCGGGCTATGATGCGAAAAGTTTTCTCTCGCAGCCGCGTTTTTCAATTACCAGCTTCTCCACCGGCGGCACCGGAGCGCGTCCGCATCTTGACGGTCTTTCAACCACCTCATTCCCCAGCGGCGTACGCAACGTGTCGCTCGAGATCCTTGAATCAATAAGCCCGGTGGTATTTTGGCGCAAAGAGTATCGACCGGATTCAGGCGGTGCCGGACAGCAGCGCGGCGGTTTGGGCCAAATCATCGAACTTTCGCACGGACAGGATGCACCCATGTCGCTGGGCGCAGCATGGGACCGCATTGACTTTCCCGCACGCGGCGCAGAAGGCGGGCAATCTGGCGCGCCGGGTCAAGTGCGTCTTTCAACCGGTGAAACGTTATCAGGCAAAGGGGTGCAAACCATTCCACCCGGCAGCCGCCTGATTGTTGAAACCCCCGGCGGTGGCGGCCTGGGTGCGCCTGCCCAACGACTTGCCGATAGCGTAAAACGTGACGTGCTCAATCAGCTGGTCAGCGATAAAGCGGCACAGCGTGACTATCTCCTTAAATCAGAAGACTCGATAACGACGCATATCAACGGAGCTAAATAA